The DNA window TTCTTCGATTGATGTTTTAAATTGGAATGAATCATTCTGTGATGTACGGTGTCTTATGCTAATTGCCGAAATTTCGGGGTTAAAGTAGTTCATTGTTGATCCTGAGTGGAATAATTGAAGCTTCATACTTTACTCCATATTTTTGCCTATTTGCCACTTATTATGTTTTCCGAATTCTAGACTTGCCATGGTTATGGTCTTGGTAGTTGTTTAGAAAcaaaattttaatgcaaccatccATGGATTTGAGATAGGTATTTTGTGCTGCAGTCACAAATTATGTCACAAGGAAATTGAAAGGGGTAGAATGTGTGCATGGTACTTCTTTTCATGAATTTATTCATATAGGATGATGAGCATGATATGGAAGTTGACTCCGCAACATCTGCTAATCAAGCCCCTGCAAAACACTCCTTACCGGAGATTGAGATCTATTGCTATCTGCTTGTTCTGATATTTCTGCTTGATAAGAAGAGATACACTGAGGTATGGCTGTGTATGATTAACTTACTTGAAATGATTAACTTAATTCAAAGGCTTGTGCTTTAAAGTATGTCTTGAAATTGATGATTATATGTCTCTTTAGGCTAAGGCTTGTTCTTCTGCAAGCATTGCACGTCTGAAGAACCTCAACAGGCGAACTGTTGACATCTTAGCCTCCAGGCTGTACTTTTACTACTCTTTAAGCTATGAACTTACTGGTGATCTAGCTAAAATACGTGGGTATGTCATCTGTCTTCTAGTTTAATTTTTTGGCAGCAGCCGTGGTGCCTCAACATTGGGCAATGCATGGACTTAAAATTGCTGAATCAACTTATGTACAAATGAACTAATGAATTGAGATGCTATATGTTTGATTGTGTGCTAGTTTTAGTGTGTTTCATTATCAACTTCTGGTCTGATTGAAACTTTGATCTTGTAACAGTAATCTACTTTCTTTGCACCGAACTGCTACTTTGCGCCACGACGAGCTGGGGCAGGTTTGTTTTATATTGGAAGAGCAATTAGTTTGTTGACTTGGTTGCGCCtttaatgatttatggattaacAATGCTACAATACAGGAAACACTTCTGAATCTGTTACTGAGGAATTATCTCCATTACAACTTATATGATCAAGCGGAAAAGCTGAGATCAAAGGCTCCTCGTTTTGAAGCTCACTCAAATCAGCAGGCAACTCTAAAATACCGCTCTAAGAAACTCTATGCTTGTCAATGTTGGACTATTTTGTCACGTTTAGATTGAGATGATTTATTCTCTGGTTCATGTATATCTTTATTTAAGCCTGGAATATGTAAATCGATACTTAGCAGGCAAGAATAACTTGATTGCAGAGACACTGTGAATTAAATTGTGTTAAAATGTAATGACTTAAAGCCCCTAGAACGTTGTAGATCCGAACAACAATAGGTAAGTAACAGTTAGTATAAAAGGAGCAGGAAAATGAGGAACTATATTATTAGGTATGGGAGTATCAAAACTTCTCAACCTCATCAAAATATTGCCCCAGAATAATATTATCTTTCAGAAGTTATATTTCTAATATGAGCTTAGTTTATGTCGTTATAAGCTGTTCTAAGATCCGTAGCATGATTTGATACTGAAAATGCTTTGCTATTTTAGTTCTGATTAATTTGTGAAAGCAAAATACGTTCAATGCATAATTTCTCTCAGGTTTTCTTTCAAGCGTTGCAGTTTTCCTTTCAAAATGTTCCAGACACAGAATATATTAGTTGAAGTGGTGTCTCTGTGATCTGTTCTGACCATGCCTGTATCTTCAGTTTTGTCGGTACCTCTTTTACTTGGGAAAGATCAGAACAATTCAGTTAGAGTACACTGATGCTAAAGAGTCACTCCTCCAAGCTGCTCGGAAAGCTCCACGTTCTGCTTTTGGTTTCCGAATTCAATGCAACAAGTGGGCTGTGATTGTCCGATTACTGCTTGGAGAGATCCCGGAAAGGACAGTTTTTATGCAGAAAGGAATGGAAAAAGCTCTGAGGCCTTACTTTGAGCTTACAAATGTAAGTGTGAGGCTCTTGGTACTAGTGTTACACGCCCAACTGACTGGCATTTACTGTGTGGGCATGGTGGTAGcaaaatacttttaaaaaatGCTCTGAACTGGTTACATATTTTTATCCTAGTCTAAGTTGATACTAACTTATTATCCATGGGATCCAGGCTGTCCGAATTGGAGATTTGGGGCTGTTCAAAACCGTGGCTGAGAAATTTGCCAGCATCTTCAGTTCTGATCGAACAAACAACTTAATTGTTCGCCTACGTCACAATGTTATAAGGACAGGTTTACGCAACATTAGCATCTCGTACTCGAAGATCTCACTTACTGATGTAGCTAAGAAGCTTAGTTTGGATTCTCCAAATCCTGTTGCTGATGCAGAAAGCATCGTATCAAAAGCAATTCGAGATGGTGCAATTGAAGCTACATTGGATCATGCTAATGGATGGATGGTATCAAAGGAGACTGGGGATATTTACTCTACAAACGAGCCTCAAGTCGCATTTAACTCAAGAATTGCTTTCTGCCTGAATATGCACAATGAAGCAGTTCGTGCCCTTCGATTTCCACCTAATTCTCACAAGGAAAAGGAAAGCGCGGAGAAGAGAAGAGAAAGGCATCAGCAAGAGCAAGAACTTGCTAAACACATAGCTGAGGAGGATGAGGATGAATTTTGAATATAATAAGGTTCTCGCAATCAAATTTAACTGCGGACCAAATATCAAATTCTTACAAGGATGTTTCGTTTTCTCAGAAGATGGCGTTACATATGTTTCTGTAGCCTTTTACATTCGCTATTTATTGTCATCCAAGTTCATGTTTAGGCTCAGATTTTTGTTATTTCTTTTACACCGTAGTCCTGTTTTTCCATCACCAAAGTACGTCACTTTTTATGATCTCAAACGGCAAGATTTATTTCTCAAAGTTTAACTTTAGTATTTTCTCCGCAGTAACACATGGATGAGATAAATGCCTCAACTTACTGGAAGAAATATTAACTAAATACTCAAAGAACGACAAACTTGATTCAGTTGGCATACATGGAGTATTCAATTGTGTTTATGTATTTATCCTGAAACTGAGATGTGATTCAATTTGTAAGTGTACGAAATGAAACCGAGAGCGTAGGGATAGAAAAAGCTTCAGGATAGGAGAAAACGAGCAGCTGCATTTCAACCAGCAGCACTTGTTCCGAATGATTTGACAATTGTACTGACTCTCTCAgcaaatattttggaagttATCTTTTTACCCGGGACATGAAATGAATTCGAGACTGCATCAACATAAGCTGTATGGAATCTCCTGAAAAACTGCACCAATTTTCATGCCAAACATAAATTTGCTGACATATAATGGATACTGAACGTCAATTGCAGTAAAACGATTTCagtataaaattttcaaatcagTCAAAGGTATTAGAACTTCAATGTAATAACTGAGGACAACAAAGATGTTCCGGTTTTATATGATTTCCTACAGACCAACAGAAAGAGTTAGTTATCCGAATTTAGagaaattttgagattttatttaaattcgTTTTCTAAACAACGTGCACGCTNNNNNNN is part of the Primulina eburnea isolate SZY01 chromosome 1, ASM2296580v1, whole genome shotgun sequence genome and encodes:
- the LOC140827099 gene encoding probable 26S proteasome non-ATPase regulatory subunit 3, whose translation is MTQDVEMHEQRPAPSNSYSSDSRSTTSNLKDIAALIETGAFSREVRRVVRAVRCTIQLRKKLNDSVLSAFLNYVLVPGSEANSRLSSYITKDDEHDMEVDSATSANQAPAKHSLPEIEIYCYLLVLIFLLDKKRYTEAKACSSASIARLKNLNRRTVDILASRLYFYYSLSYELTGDLAKIRGNLLSLHRTATLRHDELGQETLLNLLLRNYLHYNLYDQAEKLRSKAPRFEAHSNQQFCRYLFYLGKIRTIQLEYTDAKESLLQAARKAPRSAFGFRIQCNKWAVIVRLLLGEIPERTVFMQKGMEKALRPYFELTNAVRIGDLGLFKTVAEKFASIFSSDRTNNLIVRLRHNVIRTGLRNISISYSKISLTDVAKKLSLDSPNPVADAESIVSKAIRDGAIEATLDHANGWMVSKETGDIYSTNEPQVAFNSRIAFCLNMHNEAVRALRFPPNSHKEKESAEKRRERHQQEQELAKHIAEEDEDEF